One genomic region from Capra hircus breed San Clemente chromosome 18, ASM170441v1, whole genome shotgun sequence encodes:
- the PRX gene encoding periaxin: protein MEARSRSAEELRRAELVEIIVETEAQTGVSGINVAGGGKEGIFVRELREDSPAARSLSLQEGDQLLSARVFFENFKYEDALRLLQCAEPYKVSFCLKRTVPTGDLALRPGTVAGYEIKGPRAKVAKLNIQSLSPVKKKKMVMPGALGAPTDLAPVDVEFSFPKFSRLRRGLKAEAVEGPVPAAPTRRRLQLPRLRVREVAEEAQVARLAAAAPPPRKAKAEAEVAAGPRFTAPQVELVGPRLPGAEVGVPQVPAPKGEAAPAAEAVSGFALHLPTLGLGAPAVPAVEPAAVGIQVPQVELPSLPSLPALPTLPCLETREGAVAVTVPTLEVAAPTVGVDLALPGAEVEPRGEVPEVALKMPRLSFPRFGARAKEAVEAKVKGPKLRMPTFGLSLLEPRPAAPEAPESKLKLPTIKMPSFGIGVSPPEVKVPKGPEVKPPKVPEVKLPKMPEPVLPEVRLPEVELPKVSEMKLPKVPEMAVPEVRLPEVQLPKVPEMKLPKVPEMAVPEVRLPEVQLPKVPEMKLPKVPEMKCPEMKLPKVPEMAVPEVRLPEVQLPKVPEVKLPEVKLPKVPEMAVPEVRLPEVQLPKVPEMKLPKVPEMKCPEMKLPKVPEMAVPEVRLPEVQLPKVPEVKLPEVKLPKVPEMAVPEVHLPEVQLPKVSEMKVPDVKLPEVKLPEIKLPRVPEVVVPDVHLPQVHLPKVSEMRLPEVQAPKVPEVHLPKAPEVKLPKAPEVQLKAAKLKEAEGMDFGFKMPKMTLPKLGRAESPSQGKPGEAGAEVSGKLVTLPCLQPEVGSEARVGVPSLTLPSVELDLPGALGLEGQAAAAEVGKGEQAEAAGVGEAAFRLPSVEIVTPQLPMLEEGQAEVTEAKVKPSSKFSLPKFGLSGPKVTKAEAEGAGRAAKLKVSKFAISLPRARVGTEVEAKGTEEAGLLPALDLSIPQLSLDSHLPTGKVEVAGADIKLKGPKFGLPKFGVRGRDTEVGELVSGAAELEGKSRGWDGKVKMPKLKMPSFGLARGKEADISGGRVSPREKPESTAVQLKIPEVELVALGAQEEGRVEEETAGSRGRLAGLQVSPAKQVGTEAQDGGLRMPLGISLPQVELTGFREATPGQQAESSAPLAEGTAGYKVHVPQVTLALPGAQAAGGELLVGEGVFKMPAVTVPQLELDVGLSREVQGGEATTSEGGLKLKVPTLGARAGAGAEGPGDQSAEAERIFHLSLPDVELSPPAVGTHAEYQVAEGEGDAGHKLKVRLPRFGLARAKEGAEEGEKAKSPKLKLPRVGFSQSEAVSGEGSPSPEEEDAEGCGEGASGRRGRVRVRLPRVGLAAPSKASRGQEGEAAPKSPSGEKSPKFRFPRVSLSPKTRGGSGDQDEGGFRVRLPSVGFSEMGPPGPARMEGAQAAVI from the exons ATGGAGGCCAGAAGCCGGAGTGCCGAG gagctGAGGCGGGCGGAGTTGGTGGAGATCATCGTGGAGACAGAGGCGCAGACCGGGGTCAGCGGCATCAACGTAGCGGGAGGCGGCAAGGAGGGAATCTTCGTCCGCGAGCTGCGTGAGGACTCGCCGGCGGCCAGGAGCCTCAGCCTACAGGAAG GGGACCAGCTGCTGAGCGCCAGAGTGTTCTTCGAGAACTTCAAGTACGAGGACGCGCTCCGCCTGCTGCAATGCGCCGAGCCTTACAAAGTCTCCTTCTGCCTGAAGCGCACTGTACCCACCGGGGACCTGGCGCTACGGCCCGGGACCGTGGCCGGCTACGAGATCAAGGGCCCGCGGGCCAAGGTGGCCAAGCTG aacATCCAGAGTCTGTCCCctgtgaagaagaagaagatggtGATGCCCGGGGCCCTGGGGGCCCCCACAGACCTGGCCCCTGTTGACGTCGaattctcctttcccaagttCTCCCGTCTGCGTCGAGGCCTCAAAGCCGAGGCTGTCGAGGGTCCTGTCCCAGCTGCCCCCACCCGCCGGCGCCTCCAGCTGCCTCGGCTGCGGGTCCGAGAAGTGGCCGAAGAGGCCCAGGTAGCCAGGCTGGCGGCCGCCGCTCCTCCCCCACGGAAGGCCAAAGCAGAGGCTGAGGTGGCAGCAGGACCCCGTTTCACGGCTCCCCAGGTGGAGTTGGTTGGGCCCCGGCTGCCAGGTGCCGAGGTGGGTGTCCCCCAGGTCCCAGCCCCCAAGGGGGAGGCGGCCCCTGCAGCAGAGGCCGTCAGCGGCTTTGCCCTCCACCTGCCAACCCTTGGGCTGGGAGCCCCAGCTGTCCCTGCCGTGGAGCCTGCGGCTGTAGGGATCCAGGTGCCCCAAGTGGAGCTGCCCTCCTTGCCCTCACTACCTGCTCTGCCCACACTTCCCTGCCTGGAGACCCGGGAAGGGGCTGTGGCAGTGACGGTACCCACCCTGGAAGTAGCAGCACCTACAGTGGGGGTGGACCTGGCCTTGCCTGGTGCAGAGGTGGAACCCCGAGGCGAGGTGCCCGAGGTGGCCCTGAAGATGCCCCGCCTCAGTTTCCCCCGCTTTGGGGCCCGAGCAAAGGAAGCTGTTGAGGCCAAGGTGAAGGGGCCCAAGCTTCGAATGCCCACCTTCGGGCTCTCTCTTCTGGAGCCCCGGCCTGCTGCCCCCGAAGCTCCTGAGAGCAAGCTGAAGCTGCCCACCATCAAGATGCCCTCCTTTGGCATCGGGGTCTCGCCGCCGGAGGTCAAGGTGCCCAAGGGGCCTGAGGTGAAGCCCCCCAAGGTCCCAGAGGTCAAGCTCCCCAAAATGCCTGAGCCGGTCCTTCCAGAGGTGCGACTCCCAGAGGTGGAGCTCCCGAAGGTGTCAGAGATGAAGCTTCCAAAGGTGCCAGAGATGGCCGTCCCCGAGGTGAGACTTCCAGAGGTGCAGCTGCCAAAAGTCCCAGAGATGAAGTTGCCAAAGGTGCCAGAGATGGCTGTGCCCGAAGTGCGTCTCCCAGAAGTGCAGCTGCCGAAAGTTCCAGAGATGAAGCTGCCGAAGGTGCCCGAGATGAAATGCCCGGAAATGAAACTCCCGAAGGTGCCGGAGATGGCCGTGCCGGAAGTGCGACTCCCAGAGGTGCAGCTGCCGAAAGTCCCTGAGGTGAAACTCCCCGAGGTGAAGCTCCCAAAGGTGCCGGAGATGGCCGTGCCGGAAGTGCGTCTCCCAGAAGTGCAGCTGCCGAAAGTTCCAGAGATGAAGCTGCCGAAGGTGCCCGAGATGAAATGCCCGGAAATGAAACTCCCGAAGGTGCCGGAGATGGCCGTGCCGGAAGTGCGACTCCCAGAGGTGCAGCTGCCGAAAGTCCCCGAGGTGAAACTCCCCGAGGTGAAGCTCCCGAAGGTGCCGGAGATGGCCGTGCCGGAAGTGCATCTCCCAGAGGTGCAGCTGCCGAAAGTCTCGGAGATGAAAGTCCCTGATGTCAAGCTCCCCGAGGTGAAGCTCCCGGAGATAAAACTCCCCAGGGTGCCGGAAGTGGTCGTGCCGGACGTCCACCTCCCACAAGTGCATCTGCCAAAGGTGTCGGAGATGCGGCTGCCAGAAGTCCAGGCGCCCAAGGTCCCGGAGGTGCATCTGCCGAAGGCACCAGAAGTGAAGCTGCCCAAGGCTCCGGAGGTGCAGCTAAAAGCTGCCAAGTTAAAGGAGGCAGAGGGCATGGACTTCGGCTTCAAGATGCCCAAGATGACCTTGCCCAAGCTAGGGAGGGCGGAGTCCCCATCTCAGGGCAAGCCTGGTGAGGCAGGCGCTGAGGTCTCGGGGAAGCTGGTGACACTTCCGTGTCTGCAGCCAGAGGTGGGCAGCGAGGCTCGTGTGGGTGTCCCCTCTCTCACACTGCCCTCGGTGGAGCTAGACCTGCCGggggccctgggcctggaaggGCAGGCCGCGGCCGCCGAAGTGGGCAAAGGGGAGCAGGCAGAAGCAGCTGGGGTCGGGGAAGCTGCCTTCCGGTTGCCTTCCGTGGAGATCGTCACCCCACAGCTGCCCATGCTGGAGGAAGGGCAGGCAGAGGTGACAGAGGCGAAAGTCAAGCCCTCCTCCAAGTTCTCCCTGCCCAAGTTTGGACTCTCGGGGCCAAAGGTGACCAAAGCAGAGGCTGAGGGGGCCGGACGAGCTGCCAAGCTGAAAGTGTCCAAGTTCGCCATCTCACTCCCCAGGGCTCGGGTGGGGACCGAGGTGGAGGCCAAGGGCACAGAGGAGGCAGGTCTGCTGCCCGCCCTCGACCTGTCCATCCCGCAGCTAAGCCTGGATTCCCATCTGCCCACAGGCAAGGTAGAGGTGGCCGGGGCCGATATCAAGCTCAAGGGGCCCAAGTTCGGCCTGCCCAAGTTTGGGGTCAGGGGCCGGGACACTGAGGTGGGGGAACTAGTGTCAGGGGCGGCTGAGCTGGAGGGCAAGAGCAGGGGTTGGGATGGGAAGGTGAAGATGCCCAAGCTGAAGATGCCCTCCTTTGGGCTGGCTCGAGGGAAGGAAGCAGACATCTCGGGTGGGCGAGTCAGCCCCAGGGAAAAGCCAGAGTCCACAGCTGTGCAACTTAAGATCCCTGAGGTGGAACTGGTTGCTCTGGGGGCCCAGGAGGAGGGGCGGGTAGAGGAGGAGACAGCCGGCAGCCGAGGACGGCTCGCAGGCCTGCAAGTGTCCCCAGCCAAGCAGGTGGGCACTGAGGCCCAGGACGGGGGACTGAGGATGCCGCTGGGCATCTCCCTGCCCCAGGTGGAGCTCACCGGCTTTAGGGAGGCCACCCCGGGCCAGCAGGCTGAGAGTTCTGCCCCTCTAGCAGAGGGCACAGCGGGCTACAAGGTCCACGTGCCTCAAGTGACCTTGGCTCTACCTGGAGCCCAGGCGGCGGGTGGCGAGCTGTTGGTGGGCGAGGGTGTCTTCAAGATGCCCGCTGTGACAGTGCCCCAGCTTGAGCTGGACGTGGGGCTGAGCCGAGAGGTGCAGGGTGGGGAGGCCACCACCAGTGAGGGTGGGCTGAAGCTGAAGGTGCCTACGCTGGGGGCTAGAGCTGGGGCCGGGGCTGAGGGGCCGGGCGACCAGTCCGCAGAGGCAGAGCGCATCTTCCACCTCTCCCTGCCCGACGTGGAGCTCTCCCCACCTGCTGTGGGCACCCACGCTGAGTACCaggtggcagagggtgagggaGATGCCGGACACAAGCTCAAGGTGCGGCTGCCCCGGTTTGGCCTGGCACGGGCCAAGGAGGGGGCTGAGGAAGGTGAGAAGGCCAAGAGCCCAAAACTCAAGCTGCCCCGCGTGGGCTTCAGCCAGAGCGAGGCGGTCAGTGGGGAAGGCTCCCCCAGCCCCGAGGAGGAAGACGCAGAGGGCTGCGGGGAAGGGGCCTCCGGGCGCCGAGGTCGCGTCCGAGTCCGCTTGCCCCGTGTGGGCCTGGCTGCCCCTTCCAAGGCCTCCCGGGGGCAGGAGGGCGAGGCGGCACCCAAGTCTCCCAGCGGGGAGAAGTCACCCAAGTTCCGCTTCCCCCGGGTGTCCCTAAGCCCCAAGACCCGGGGCGGGAGTGGGGACCAGGACGAGGGTGGATTCCGGGTGCGGCTGCCCAGCGTGGGGTTTTCCGAGATGGGCCCTCCAGGCCCCGCGAGGATGGAGGGGGCTCAGGCTGCCGTCATCTGA
- the HIPK4 gene encoding homeodomain-interacting protein kinase 4 — protein MSHCSLPKAMFRLPSLSTFHLSSLSRVPPLGGGGEALPATPPPHSSQGLRSPTTEPEPLSNAGTHSGGPGAPRPKPGGLWGRGAAPGRLTVWPRGLGVAREVGTNLAGQGTSEVLFPPLWGPRGQCRGGRPRRQSLWNRGGGRAASRGRGTMATIQSETDCYDIIEVLGKGTFGEVAKGWRRSTGEMVAIKILKNDAYRNRIIKNELKLLRCMRGLDPEEAHIIRFLEFFHDALKFYLVFELLEQNLFEFQKENNFAPLPARHIRTVTLQVLRALARLKELAIIHADLKPENIMLVDQTRCPFRVKVIDFGSASIFSEVRYVKEPYIQSRFYRAPEILLGLPFCEKVDVWSLGCVMAELHLGWPLYPGNNEYDQVRYICETQGLPKPHLLHAARKAHHFFKRNPHPDAANPWQLKSSADYLAETKVRPLERRKYMLKSLDQIETVNGVGAASRLTFPDREVLAEHADLKSMVELIKRMLTWESHERISPSAALRHPFVSMQQLRSAHETTRYYQLSLRSCRLSLQVEGKPPTSVLAAAEDGPPYYRLAEEEVAMGLGSTGGSGPFFREEKAPGMQRAIDQLDDLSLQEVGRGLWGETHANVVPDVLAPLKAAAVGRRLPESSPEPILAFYGSRLVGRHKIRKPPAGSKSDSNFSNLIRLSQASPEDDAPCRASGWAEGERLGASAEPPVIPQRDGDGPDIKDMAMDAESPGPELFDPNSCPGEWLSEPDWTLEGLRGPRVQGLPPRHAHPHGPPRATSFLQHVGGHH, from the exons ATGTCCCATTGCTCTCTGCCCAAGGCCATGTTCAGGCTCCCTTCTCTTTCGACCTTTCACCTCTCCAGCCTCTCCAGGGTTCCGCccctgggcgggggaggggaggccctgcctgccaccccacccccccattcCAGCCAGGGGCTCAGGTCTCCAACAACAGAACCAGAGCCACTCAGCAACGCTGGAACCCATTCGGGGGGGCCTGGGGCCCCTCGTCCCAAGCCGGGAGGGCTTTGGGGGAGGGGTGCGGCCCCTGGCAGACTCACCGTGTGGCCCAGGGGTCTGGGGGTTGCCAGGGAGGTGGGGACGAACCTTGCAGGGCAAGGCACGAGTGAGGTCCTCTTTCCCCCACTGTGGGGGCCTCGGGGCCAGTGTCGGGGCGGGAGGCCTCGGAGGCAGAGCCTGTGGAACAGGGGTGGCGGCAGGGCGGCGTCCAGAGGCAGGGGCACCATGGCCACCATCCAGTCGGAGACTGACTGCTATGACATCATCGAGGTGCTGGGCAAGGGCACCTTCGGGGAGGTGGCCAAGGGCTGGCGGCGAAGCACAGGCGAGATGGTGGCCATCAAGATCCTGAAGAACGACGCCTACCGCAACCGGATCATCAAGAACGAGCTGAAGCTGCTGAGATGCATGCGGGGCCTGGACCCCGAGGAGGCCCACATCATCCGCTTCCTCGAGTTCTTCCACGACGCCCTCAAGTTCTACCTGGTCTTCGAGCTGCTGGAGCAAAACCTTTTCGAATTCCAGAAGGAGAACAACTTCGCGCCCCTCCCCGCCCGCCACATCCGCACGGTCACCCTGCAGGTGCTCCGGGCCCTGGCCAGGCTCAAGGAACTAGCCATCATCCACGCTGATCTCAAGCCCGAGAACATCATGCTGGTGGACCAGACCCGCTGTCCCTTCAGGGTCAAG GTGATAGACTTCGGCTCAGCCAGCATATTCAGCGAGGTGCGTTACGTCAAGGAACCCTACATCCAGTCCCGCTTCTACCGGGCCCCCGAGATTCTACTGGGGCTGCCCTTCTGCGAGAAGGTGGACGTGTGGTCCCTGGGCTGCGTCATGGCCGAGCTGCACCTGGGCTGGCCCCTCTACCCAGGCAACAATGAGTACGACCAGGTGCGTTACATTTGTGAGACGCAGGGCCTGCCCAAGCCTCACCTGCTGCATGCCGCCCGCAAGGCCCACCACTTCTTCAAGCGCAACCCGCACCCCGACGCCGCCAACCCCTGGCAGCTGAAGTCCTCGGCTGACTACCTGGCTGAGACCAAG GTGCGCCCACTGGAGCGCCGTAAGTACATGCTCAAGTCGCTGGACCAGATCGAGACGGTGAACGGAGTCGGGGCGGCCAGTCGGCTGACCTTCCCGGACCGTGAGGTGCTGGCGGAGCACGCCGATCTCAAGAGCATGGTGGAGCTGATCAAGCGCATGCTGACCTGGGAGTCGCACGAACGGATCAGCCCCAGCGCCGCCCTGCGCCACCCCTTCGTGTCCATGCAGCAGCTGCGCAGCGCCCATGAGACCACCCGCTACTACCAGCTCTCGCTGCGCAGCTGCCGCCTGTCCCTGCAGGTGGAGGGCAAGCCACCCACGTCGGTCTTGGCCGCCGCGGAAGATGGGCCCCCCTACTACCGTCTGGCCGAGGAGGAGGTGGCCATGGGCCTGGGCAGCACGGGGGGCAGCGGGCCCTTCTTCCGAGAGGAGAAGGCCCCCGGCATGCAGAGGGCCATCGATCAGCTGGACGACCTGAGCCTGCAGGAGGTGGGGCGTGGGCTCTGGGGCGAGACCCATGCCAATGTGGTCCCCGACGTGCTGGCCCCGCTCAAGGCCGCCGCTGTGGGCCGTCGGCTGCCCGAGTCCAGCCCTGAGCCCATCCTGGCCTTCTATGGCAGCCGCCTGGTGGGCCGCCACAAGATCCGCAAGCCACCGGCCGGCTCCAAGTCCGACTCCAACTTCAGCAACCTGATCCGGCTGAGCCAGGCCTCACCCGAGGACGACGCCCCATGCAGGGCCAGCGGCTGGGCAGAAGGAGAGCGCCTTGGGGCCTCTGCCGAGCCACCTGTCATCCCGCAGCGTGACGGGGATGGGCCAGACATCAAGGACATGGCCATGGATGCTGAG AGTCCAGGCCCTGAGCTCTTCGACCCCAACAGCTGTCCTGGGGAATGGCTGAGTGAGCCAGACTGGACGCTGGAGGGCCTCAGGGGGCCACGGGTTCAGGGGCTCCCCCCACGCCATGCCCACCCACATGGTCCACCCCGGGCTACCAGCTTTCTGCAGCACGTTGGCGGGCACCACTGA
- the PLD3 gene encoding phospholipase D3: protein MKPKLMYQELKVPAEEPANELPMNEIEAWKAAEKKARWVLLVLILAVVGFGALMTQLFLWEYGDLHLFGPNQRPAPCYDPCEAVLVESIPEGLDFPNASTSNPSTSQAWLGLLAGAHSSLDIASFYWTLTNNDTHTQEASAQQGEEVLRQLQTLAPRGVKVRIAVSKPNGPQPQADLQALLQSGAQVRMVDMQKLTHGVLHTKFWVVDQTHFYLGSANMDWRSLTQVKELGVVMYNCSCLARDLTKIFEAYWFLGQAGSSIPSTWPRPYDTRYNQETPMEICLNGTPALAYLASAPPPLCPSGRTPDLKALLNVVDNARSFIYIAVMNYLPTMEFSHPRRFWPAIDDGLRRAAYERGVKVRLLISCWGHSDPSMRAFLLSLAALRDNHTHSDIQVKLFVVPADDAQARIPYARVNHNKYMVTERATYIGTSNWSGSYFTETAGTSLLVTQNGRGGLRSQLEAVFLRDWDSPYSHDLDAAADSVGNACRLL from the exons ATGAAGCCTAAACTGATGTACCAGGAG CTGAAGGTGCCTGCTGAGGAACCTGCCAACGAACTGCCCATGAATGAGATCGAGGCATGGAAAGCTGCAGAAAAG AAAGCTCGTTGGGTCCTTCTGGTCCTTATCCTGGCGGTTGTGGGCTTCGGTGCCCTGATGACTCAGCTGTTTCTATGGGAATACGGCGACTTGCATCTCTTTGGGCCCAATCAGCGCCCAGCCCCCTGCTATGACCCTTGCGA AGCAGTGCTGGTGGAGAGCATTCCCGAGGGCCTGGACTTCCCCAATGCCTCCACGAGCAACCCCTCCACCAGCCAGGCCTGGCTGGGCCTGCTCGCTGGTGCCCACAGCAGCCTGGACATTGCCTCCTTCTATTGGACTCTCACCAACAATGACACCCACACTCAGGAAGCCTCTGCTCAGCAG GGCGAGGAGGTCCTCCGGCAGCTGCAGACTCTGGCACCCCGAGGTGTGAAGGTCCGCATTGCTGTGAGCAAGCCCAAtgggccccagccccaggcagacCTGCAGGCCCTGCTACAAAGCG GTGCCCAGGTCCGCATGGTGGACATGCAGAAGCTGACCCATGGCGTCCTGCACACCAAGTTCTGGGTGGTGGACCAGACCCACTTCTACCTCGGCAGTGCCAACATGGATTGGCGCTCCCTGACCCAG GTCAAGGAGCTGGGTGTGGTCATGTATAACTGCAGCTGCCTAGCTCGAGACCTGACCAAGATCTTCGAGGCCTACTGGTTCCTGGGCCAGGCGGGCAGCTCCATCCCGTCAACCTGGCCCCGGCCTTATGACACCCGCTACAATCAAGAGACTCCAATGGAAATCTGCCTCAATGGAACCCCTGCCCTGGCCTACCTAGCG AGTGCACCCCCACCTCTGTGTCCGAGTGGCCGCACCCCAGACTTGAAGGCCCTGCTCAACGTGGTGGACAATGCCCGGAGTTTCATCTACATCGCGGTCATGAACTACCTGCCCACCATGGAGTTCTCCCACCCACGCCG GTTCTGGCCTGCCATTGACGATGGGCTGCGGCGAGCTGCCTATGAGCGGGGCGTCAAGGTACGCCTGCTGATCAGCTGCTGGGGACACTCTGACCCCTCGATGCGGGCCTTCCTGCTCTCCCTGGCTGCCCTGCGTGACAACCACACCCACTCCGACATCCAGGTG AAACTCTTTGTGGTCCCTGCGGACGATGCCCAGGCCCGAATCCCTTATGCCCGCGTCAACCATAACAAGTACATGGTGACTGAACGGGCCACCTACATCG GAACCTCCAACTGGTCTGGCAGCTACTTCACCGAGACGGCGGGCACCTCGCTGCTGGTGACGCAGAACGGGCGGGGTGGCCTGCGGAGCCAGCTGGAGGCTGTGTTCCTGAGGGACTGGGACTCCCCTTACAGCCATGACCTTGACGCTGCCGCCGACAGCGTGGGCAACGCCTGTCGCCTGCTCTGA